The Amycolatopsis sp. DG1A-15b genome contains the following window.
GGGCACCTGCTTTGCACCCGCCGGAAAGGCCGGCGTAAGGTAGGTGTCACGACGCGGGGTGGAGCAGCTCGGTAGCTCGCTGGGCTCATAACCCAGAGGTCGCAGGTTCAAATCCTGTCCCCGCTACAGAGGTTGGGAGGGGTGTGCGGACGGAATGCGTCCGCGCACCCCTCCTTCGCGTTGTCTCTGGGGGTCGAACCCCCAGACCCCCGCCAGGGGGGCTTCGCCGCCCCTGGACCCCCCGGTGGCTGGTTGCGTTGCTAGGTGAGCCAGCCGTTCGTTGAGCCTGTTGTGTTGGCTATGTAGCCGTCTGGGCGGACCAACACCTTCTCTATGCCGGGCCAGGGGAGTTCTGATGCCTCGGCTACGACTACCTCTGTGTGGGGCTTGGGGGTTGGGGTTTTTGTCAGCAGGACCCAGTTTCCTTTGTGGAATAAGGTGCTTGCGGGGCCTTCGGCTGTGGGGATGTCGGGGAGGCGGGTTCCTGCCGGTAGGGGGGATTCCTCTGTGGCGTAGCGGATGTTGAGGCCGGAGACCATTCCTGACAGGTGGTGCTGGACCTCCGGGAGCTCTGCCAGGTCTCGGAAGAGAGCTCGTAAGGCCAGCTGGTTCGGGGTCGTCGGGATCAGGGCGTTCTGGGCCGCGATGTTGTTCAGGACTTGCTGGGCCACCGTGCGGCGCTCCGACTCGTACGTGTCCAGGAGGCCTGCCGGCGCTCGGTTGCGCAGCTCCGCCGCCAGCTTCCAGCCCAGGTTCATCGCGTCCTGGATTCCCAGGTTGAGGCCCTGGCCTCCGGCGGGGAAGTGCGTGTGGGCCGCGTCTCCGGCCAGGATGACCCGGCCCACCCGGTAACTTTCGGCCAGACGGCTGTCGTCCGAGAACCGGGATGCCCAGCGGATCTCCGCTATCTCCGCTTCGGGGCCGAAGCGTTCGGCGACCGCTCGCCGGACTTCTTCGTCCGTGACCTCGGCCCGGAGGTTCGCCGGGCGGTTCAAGCGGTCCCCGAAGCTGATGCGGTACAAGTTCGGTTCGGCCAAGGGGATGACGCCGATGAACTTGCCCGGGCTCCCGGAGGTCACCATGTCCGTCATCGAACGCCACTGCGTCGGCGCGCCCGGCGGTGTCGCCTTGAACAGCACGTCCGCCGCCACGCCGTGGCCCTGGCCCTCGATGCCTTCGAACGCCATGCCCAGCGCCTTGCGCACCCTGCTGCGGCCGCCGTCGCAGCCCACCAGGTAGGCCGCCCGGACACGCAGGTCTCCCGCCGTGATCGTGACACCGTCCGCGTCCTGGGAGAAGTTCGTGAGCTCATACCCTCTCTGCACCTTCACGCCCTGCTCCGCCAGACGCTCCTCCAGAGCCGCTTCGACCTCGGCCTGCGGAATGCCGAGCTGATAGGGGTGGCGGGTGTCCCAGCCGGTGTACGGCACCGGGATCACCGCGAAGTGTCCGTCCGCGACAGTCGCGAACGAGCGGTCCCGCGCCCGGGGCAGCAAACCCCGCAGATCCAGCACTTCCGCCGTGCGCGGCTGGAGGTTCAAGGCCTTCGACAACCCTGTTCGCTCGTGCATCCGCTCGAGCACCAGAACGTCCACTCCGGCCAGTGCCAGCTCGTTCGCCAGCATCAGGCCCGTCGGGCCCGCACCGGCGACGACCACCTCTGCCGTCAACTCCCGCATCCCCAGCTCCTTAACAACGTTAAATTGACCTGTCCCCAGAATGCCCTTAACATCGTTAAGCTGTCAAGCTGCGATCACGAGGAGTGCCGTAAATATGGCTCTGACCAGGGAGAACATTGCTAGGTCCGGGCTGAAGCTGCTGAACGAAGTCGGCCTCAACGGGCTCACGCTCCGGCTGATCGCCGCCGACCTCGGCGTCAAGGCGCCCGCGCTCTACTGGCACATGAAGAACAAGCAGGAACTGCTCGACGAGATGGCGACGCAGATGTACCGCGACTCCGTGGCCGACCGGCGGCCGCCGGCGTCGGCGGAAGAGTGGGAGGCTGTCGCGCACGGTGCCCGTGCGCTGCGCCGGATGATGCTCGCCTATCGCGACGGCGGAAAGGTTTTCGCTGGTACGTACCTTGGCGACACGAGCCTGGTCGGTGAGCACCCGCTGCGCCGGAGTATCGAAGCCGGCCTCGACGAGGCGCGGGCGAGCCGGGCGACCTTCACCGTCTACTGCTTCGTCATCGGCTACGTGATCGAGGAGCAGGCCGTGCGGCCCATGCCCGGCGAGTTCGACGAGCGCTATCGCGAGTCGGCGGGCGAGGCGGTACTGGGGGACGCCGACGCGCGGTTCGAGGACGGGCTGGCCATGGTCCTCAGTGGAGCCCGGCAGTGGCTCGAGACGACGTAAGTGCAGGTCAGAAGCTTTGGGGACCCCGGTGTAAAGCCGCTGGGAACCCCGTGTAATCTATTGAAGTACCAAAACGGCGCGGGGTGGAGCAGCTCGGTAGCTCGCTGGGCTCATAACCCAGAGGTCGCAGGTTCAAATCCTGTCCCCGCTACAGAGGCAAGAGGCGTGTGCGAACGGAAAACGTTCGCCACGCCTCTTTCGCATTGTAATGGGGGTCGAACCCCCAAACCCCCGCCAAAGGGGCTTCGCCCCCTTGGATCCCCCGTCGTGGTCACCTTTTTCTGCGGATCTCGTGATGTGGGCGGCGGTGGCTGCTGGTTGCGTTGTGTGTTCGGAGTGCGCCAAGCCGGGGATTGCCGCCTGCCGAACTCACCTGCCTGGAGGTGTCGAAGGCGGGGGAGTGCGTCTGGTTGGACCAAACTGTGCTGGGAGCGGTTGCAGAGCGTATCCGGGTCCACAGTGGACCGGGTCGCATTGGGCCGAACGAGGGGATCTCACTAGCCACAATGGACAGAACCGCTGACCACTGTGGACACAGCGGCCGATAAGTGGGAATCTAGGGGGCGTGTCCGAATTGAATGCAACAGCCGCCGCCCTGCTCGGTCTGCTCCACGACGGTCCCGCCACCGGCGGGCAGCTCGTCGCGGGAGCGGGTGAGCGATTCGGCGCCTTCTTCAGCGTCACCCGCAGCCAGGTGTACCGGGAGCTCCCGGCGCTGTCCAAAGAAGGTCTCGTCCGGCTCGGCAAGCAGGGCCCGCGCTCCAGCCAGCAGTACCTGATCACCGCCGCCGGCAAGAAGGCCTTCAAGGCCTGGCTCACGTCCGAGGCCGGCCCCGACCACCTGCGCAGCCCGCTCATCCTGCGGCTCGTGCACGCCGGGTCGCTGACCGCGAAGCAGCGCCAGTCGCTGCTCGAGTCGGCCCGGACGAGCTACAGCCAGCAGCTCGACGACGCCAAGGCGGCCACCAAGGCGGCCGAGGGGCCGTACGAGAAGGCGGTCGCCGAGTTCGCCCAAGCGCAGGCCAAGGCCGCGCTGAAGCTGCTCGACGCCATCCCAGCGGCCTGAGGTTCGCGCGCCCACGACCGGTCCTCGCAACCGGTCGTGGGTTTTGCCGTAACCTTGACAAACGTGAGTGATGAGTTCGATGCGGCACTGAGGGACCTGACCGGCAAGCTGACGCAGATCGAGTCGGTGATGGACCTGGACGCGCTGCGTGCCCAGGTGGCCGATCTCGAACAGCAGGCTTCGAGCCCCAACCTCTGGGACGACCCGGAGGCGGCGCAGAAGGTCACCAGCCAGCTGTCCCATCGGCAGGGTGAGCTGCGCCGGGTCAGTGAGCTGCGCCAGCGGCTCGACGACCTCGGCGTGCTGTACGAGCTCTCCGAGGCCGAGAGTGACTCCGGCAGCATGGCCGAGGCCGAGGCCGAGCTCACCGAGCTCGGGAAGTCCATCGACGGCCTCGAGGTCCGCACCCTGCTCTCGGGCGAATACGACGACCGTAACGCCGTCGTCACCATCCGTTCCGAGGCCGGCGGTGTCGACGCGGCCGACTTCGCCGAGATGCTGCTCCGCATGTACCTGCGCTGGGCCGAGCGCCACGGCTACCCGACCGACGTCTACGACATCTCCTACGCCGAAGAGGCGGGCATCAAGTCGGCGACGTTCAAGGTCACCGCCCCCTACGTCTACGGCACCCTCTCGGTCGAGCAGGGCACCCACCGGCTCGTCCGGATCTCGCCGTTCGACAACCAGAGCCGCCGCCAGACGTCGTTCGCGCACGTCGAGGTGCTGCCCGAGGTCGAAGAGGTCGACCACGTCGACATCGCGGAAAAGGACATCCGGGTCGATGTCTACCGCTCGTCGGGTCCCGGCGGCCAGAGCGTCAACACGACCGACTCCGCGGTGCGCATCACGCACCTGCCGACCGGCATCGTCGTCTCCTGCCAGAACGAGAAGTCGCAGCTGCAGAACAAGGCGGCCGCGCTGAAGGTCCTCCAGGCCCGGCTGATGCTGCGCAAGAAGGAAGAGGAGCGCGCCGAGATGGACGCCCTCAAGGACGGCGGGTCCAGCTGGGGCAACCAGATGCGGTCCTACGTGCTGCACCCGTACCAGATGGTCAAGGACCTGCGGACCGATTACGAGGTCGGCAACCCGTCGGCGGTGCTCGACGGCGAGATCGACGGCTTCCTCGACGCCGGGATCCGCTGGCGGAAGCAGTCGGCCGCCTGATCGGTGCAGGGGGTGTTCGGCCGACCGCTCACCGTGCGCAAACACCCGCTGCTCCACTCGGGTGCACCGGGCAACCGGGGCTTCACGAGACCGGTGGGTAGTATGCCGAATCGTGATCCGGCTCGAAGAGGTTTCCAAGGTCTACAAGACCTCGACGCGGCCCGCGCTCGAGCGGGTGTCCGTCGACATCGAAAAGGGTGAGTTCGTCTTCCTCATCGGTCCCTCGGGATCGGGGAAGTCGACCTTCCTCCGGCTGCTGCTGCGCGAAGAAACGCCCAGCAAGGGCCGCGTGATGGTGTCCAACTTCGACGTCGCCAAGCTGGCCCGCCGCAGGGTCCCGCGCCTGCGGCAGACCATCGGCTGCGTCTTCCAGGACTTCCGCC
Protein-coding sequences here:
- a CDS encoding FAD-dependent monooxygenase — translated: MRELTAEVVVAGAGPTGLMLANELALAGVDVLVLERMHERTGLSKALNLQPRTAEVLDLRGLLPRARDRSFATVADGHFAVIPVPYTGWDTRHPYQLGIPQAEVEAALEERLAEQGVKVQRGYELTNFSQDADGVTITAGDLRVRAAYLVGCDGGRSRVRKALGMAFEGIEGQGHGVAADVLFKATPPGAPTQWRSMTDMVTSGSPGKFIGVIPLAEPNLYRISFGDRLNRPANLRAEVTDEEVRRAVAERFGPEAEIAEIRWASRFSDDSRLAESYRVGRVILAGDAAHTHFPAGGQGLNLGIQDAMNLGWKLAAELRNRAPAGLLDTYESERRTVAQQVLNNIAAQNALIPTTPNQLALRALFRDLAELPEVQHHLSGMVSGLNIRYATEESPLPAGTRLPDIPTAEGPASTLFHKGNWVLLTKTPTPKPHTEVVVAEASELPWPGIEKVLVRPDGYIANTTGSTNGWLT
- a CDS encoding TetR/AcrR family transcriptional regulator C-terminal domain-containing protein, producing MALTRENIARSGLKLLNEVGLNGLTLRLIAADLGVKAPALYWHMKNKQELLDEMATQMYRDSVADRRPPASAEEWEAVAHGARALRRMMLAYRDGGKVFAGTYLGDTSLVGEHPLRRSIEAGLDEARASRATFTVYCFVIGYVIEEQAVRPMPGEFDERYRESAGEAVLGDADARFEDGLAMVLSGARQWLETT
- a CDS encoding helix-turn-helix transcriptional regulator, encoding MSELNATAAALLGLLHDGPATGGQLVAGAGERFGAFFSVTRSQVYRELPALSKEGLVRLGKQGPRSSQQYLITAAGKKAFKAWLTSEAGPDHLRSPLILRLVHAGSLTAKQRQSLLESARTSYSQQLDDAKAATKAAEGPYEKAVAEFAQAQAKAALKLLDAIPAA
- the prfB gene encoding peptide chain release factor 2, with translation MSDEFDAALRDLTGKLTQIESVMDLDALRAQVADLEQQASSPNLWDDPEAAQKVTSQLSHRQGELRRVSELRQRLDDLGVLYELSEAESDSGSMAEAEAELTELGKSIDGLEVRTLLSGEYDDRNAVVTIRSEAGGVDAADFAEMLLRMYLRWAERHGYPTDVYDISYAEEAGIKSATFKVTAPYVYGTLSVEQGTHRLVRISPFDNQSRRQTSFAHVEVLPEVEEVDHVDIAEKDIRVDVYRSSGPGGQSVNTTDSAVRITHLPTGIVVSCQNEKSQLQNKAAALKVLQARLMLRKKEEERAEMDALKDGGSSWGNQMRSYVLHPYQMVKDLRTDYEVGNPSAVLDGEIDGFLDAGIRWRKQSAA